One window of Salegentibacter sp. Hel_I_6 genomic DNA carries:
- a CDS encoding sensor histidine kinase, giving the protein MRTLYSFLLLFVLLLSLASCKDNNQVDHKNSKPSLDEIFSDTTLNKTQKKQFLDSAYASIFTIQNDSLKNENLLEISYQYLKINDSLNFFHSNKAARNFSIKVEDSVGIAATYWDLAHFYHNYNREDSTYYYYNRAQRIYENLGDEYNSGRLLLNMAIIQKNIKDYTGSEVSTTNAITLLKPLNDYSQLYAAYNNLGIIFGELEQYDKALEYFNKGIKYLDKSGEVNRYSSVWNNMGVVYQESKRYKDALLYFEKAMEFDENIKTSDPELYAMILDNSAYVKLLTKDTTGIHKDFLEALEIRKNLNIKPGITINQLHLAKYYLEKRDSVTAINYALATKELALNTQNTRDYLSSLKFLLNTVKDSALNYSQEYIQINDSLQKRERAVRNKFARIRFETEGYISETKRLNDRILQTSLISAGLILIIILLYIISNQRAKNKLIKQKQTAKQEIYNLVIDQQKKFEEGRDTEKQYISRELHDGILGKLFGIRLNLDSLNEENDSQSKKERFKYIREIQKISDQIRLLSHRLNKTSLTNVNFETVLEELVKSQNAGKIKFHIDFKESINWDTIDNNIKINIYRVLQEAISNIHKHAKATEASIKFDKINDQLIISITDNGIGFYPEKTNNGIGLPNMYARVKKIKGKISIDSLGKNRKGTTIKLTVPLN; this is encoded by the coding sequence TTGCGAACGCTATATAGCTTTTTACTACTTTTTGTTTTGCTACTATCACTTGCTTCCTGTAAGGATAATAATCAAGTAGATCATAAAAATTCAAAACCTAGCTTAGATGAAATATTTTCTGATACTACCTTAAACAAAACTCAAAAAAAGCAATTTTTAGACAGTGCTTACGCCAGTATCTTTACGATACAAAACGACAGCCTGAAAAATGAGAATTTACTGGAAATATCTTACCAATATTTAAAAATCAATGATTCACTTAATTTTTTTCATTCTAATAAAGCAGCAAGGAATTTTTCGATTAAGGTAGAGGATTCAGTAGGTATAGCTGCTACATATTGGGATTTGGCACATTTCTATCACAATTATAATAGGGAAGACAGCACTTACTATTATTATAATAGAGCTCAAAGAATATATGAAAATTTAGGAGATGAATATAATTCCGGAAGGTTGCTATTGAACATGGCTATAATTCAGAAGAATATAAAGGATTATACAGGAAGTGAGGTTTCCACCACCAATGCCATTACTTTGCTAAAACCACTGAATGATTATAGCCAATTATATGCTGCATACAACAACCTAGGAATCATATTCGGGGAATTAGAACAATATGATAAAGCCTTAGAGTATTTTAATAAAGGGATAAAATATTTGGACAAGTCTGGAGAAGTAAATCGATATTCCTCGGTCTGGAATAATATGGGAGTAGTTTATCAAGAAAGTAAACGTTATAAAGATGCGTTACTCTATTTTGAAAAGGCTATGGAATTTGACGAAAATATTAAAACATCAGATCCGGAGCTATATGCTATGATTTTAGATAACAGTGCTTACGTAAAATTATTGACGAAAGATACAACAGGAATACACAAGGACTTTCTAGAGGCTTTAGAAATACGAAAAAATCTGAATATTAAGCCCGGAATCACAATAAATCAATTGCACCTGGCTAAATATTATTTGGAGAAAAGAGATTCTGTGACTGCCATTAATTATGCCTTAGCCACTAAGGAACTTGCTTTAAACACTCAAAACACCAGGGATTATCTTTCTTCATTAAAATTTCTTTTAAATACCGTAAAGGACAGTGCCTTAAACTATTCTCAAGAGTATATACAGATTAATGACAGTCTCCAAAAAAGAGAGAGAGCGGTTAGAAATAAATTTGCGCGAATACGATTTGAAACCGAGGGTTATATTTCAGAAACCAAGCGGTTAAATGACCGTATATTACAGACTAGCTTGATTTCTGCGGGACTAATCCTTATAATAATCCTATTATACATTATTAGCAATCAAAGAGCGAAAAATAAGCTTATCAAACAAAAGCAAACGGCAAAACAGGAGATTTATAATCTGGTTATAGATCAGCAGAAAAAATTTGAAGAAGGCCGTGATACAGAGAAGCAATACATTTCGAGGGAATTACACGATGGAATTTTAGGGAAACTCTTTGGGATAAGGCTGAATCTAGACTCTCTGAACGAAGAAAATGATAGCCAAAGCAAAAAGGAAAGATTTAAATATATTAGGGAAATTCAAAAAATATCAGATCAAATTCGCTTGCTTTCACATAGGTTAAATAAAACTTCTTTAACCAATGTGAATTTTGAAACAGTACTTGAAGAACTTGTGAAAAGTCAAAATGCCGGAAAGATAAAATTTCATATTGACTTTAAGGAATCAATTAATTGGGATACAATAGATAATAATATTAAAATTAATATATATCGCGTACTTCAGGAGGCTATTAGTAATATCCATAAACATGCTAAAGCCACTGAAGCTTCGATTAAATTTGATAAAATCAACGATCAATTGATTATTTCAATAACAGATAATGGAATCGGGTTTTATCCAGAGAAGACAAACAATGGTATAGGGCTTCCTAATATGTACGCCCGGGTGAAAAAAATAAAAGGAAAGATTTCTATAGATTCGTTAGGTAAAAATAGGAAGGGAACTACAATAAAATTGACGGTTCCACTAAATTAA
- the ltrA gene encoding group II intron reverse transcriptase/maturase — translation MIKELTSKKNLNQAFRQVYRNKGAAGIDNVQITGLQSILKAHGKQYARQIERGEYQVAPILGVEIPKSNGKKRLLGIPTVVDRVFQQALHQVLQPVFEPAFQNYSYGFRPNRNAHQAVAQSLENINSGYQNIVDIDLKSFFDEVAHDVLLDLIFKKVKCRATLKLLRSFLRAPIQINGKLHKRRKGVPQGSPLSPLLSNILLNELDKELEKRGHRYVRYADDFSIYVRSKPAAKRVGNSIYKFLRDKLRLPINREKSGIRKPLTFKVLGFGFVPTYKKGEKAKYQLVAEASKWEIFKSKLKYITKKTIPASFEERIHSINLLLRGWINYFKPASIQGKLKKLEEWLRNRLRYCIWHHWKKPERKRKNLIRLGINPDQAYAWSRTRMGGWAVAQSPILRTTITIKRLKMKGYVGLIEYYNR, via the coding sequence ATGATTAAAGAATTAACAAGTAAAAAGAACCTAAACCAAGCCTTCCGTCAGGTGTATCGCAACAAAGGAGCAGCAGGTATAGATAACGTCCAAATAACAGGACTCCAATCTATTCTAAAAGCTCACGGTAAACAATACGCCCGGCAGATAGAACGAGGGGAATATCAGGTGGCTCCAATACTGGGAGTTGAAATACCAAAAAGCAACGGGAAGAAACGTTTACTCGGTATTCCCACGGTTGTCGACAGGGTATTTCAGCAAGCATTACATCAGGTTTTGCAACCAGTATTTGAGCCAGCCTTTCAAAATTATAGTTATGGATTCAGACCAAACCGCAATGCCCATCAAGCCGTTGCACAGAGCCTTGAAAATATCAATTCTGGCTACCAAAACATCGTCGATATTGATTTAAAGAGCTTCTTTGATGAAGTGGCCCACGATGTACTGTTAGACTTGATATTCAAAAAGGTAAAATGCCGGGCTACTTTAAAGTTATTGCGGTCATTTTTAAGAGCTCCGATACAAATTAACGGCAAGTTGCATAAACGCAGGAAAGGAGTCCCGCAAGGTTCTCCCTTAAGTCCTTTGCTCTCCAATATTCTGCTCAATGAGCTGGATAAAGAACTGGAAAAGCGAGGACACCGCTATGTAAGATATGCCGATGATTTTAGTATTTACGTTCGAAGTAAACCCGCTGCGAAACGCGTAGGTAATAGTATCTACAAATTTCTCCGGGACAAACTCCGGCTTCCAATCAATAGGGAGAAAAGTGGCATACGTAAACCTTTAACCTTTAAGGTATTGGGATTTGGTTTTGTACCAACCTACAAGAAAGGAGAAAAGGCCAAATACCAGCTTGTGGCAGAAGCGTCAAAATGGGAAATATTTAAGTCAAAACTTAAATATATTACCAAAAAGACAATTCCTGCAAGCTTTGAAGAACGTATCCACAGCATCAACTTATTGTTAAGGGGCTGGATCAATTACTTTAAACCGGCATCCATTCAGGGAAAGCTTAAGAAGCTGGAAGAATGGCTAAGGAATCGTTTACGGTATTGCATCTGGCATCACTGGAAAAAGCCCGAACGAAAACGGAAAAACCTTATTCGATTGGGTATTAATCCAGATCAAGCCTATGCCTGGAGTCGCACCCGAATGGGCGGCTGGGCTGTAGCCCAGAGTCCTATCTTGCGTACCACTATTACCATAAAACGCTTAAAAATGAAAGGTTATGTTGGTTTAATCGAATACTATAATCGATAA
- a CDS encoding RNA polymerase sigma factor produces the protein MEKQKTTFLSALKENQDKLYRICSIYSDSSEDSKDLFQEVLVHIWKSMSSFKGNSAIDTWVFRIALNVCLRFKSKHTKNKNRFIRLDSMTISYVGSEVANEKDSEKLIALRKCVKKLNEGDKAIVALYLEGLAYREISDIVGLSENHIAVKIKRIKSKLFNCINKIL, from the coding sequence ATGGAAAAACAGAAAACCACATTTCTTTCTGCATTAAAAGAAAATCAGGATAAGTTATATAGAATTTGCTCTATTTATTCAGATAGTAGTGAGGACTCTAAAGACCTATTTCAGGAAGTTTTAGTTCACATTTGGAAGTCAATGAGTTCATTTAAAGGTAATTCAGCTATTGACACTTGGGTTTTTAGGATTGCGTTAAATGTTTGTCTTCGTTTTAAATCTAAACACACAAAGAACAAAAATCGATTTATAAGATTAGATAGTATGACTATTTCTTATGTAGGTTCTGAAGTAGCTAATGAAAAGGATAGTGAAAAACTAATAGCTTTAAGAAAGTGTGTGAAAAAATTGAATGAAGGAGACAAAGCGATAGTTGCTCTCTACTTGGAAGGGTTAGCATACCGCGAAATTTCAGATATAGTGGGATTATCTGAAAATCACATAGCTGTTAAAATCAAGCGGATAAAATCAAAGTTGTTTAACTGTATAAATAAAATATTATGA
- a CDS encoding IS3 family transposase (programmed frameshift), protein MKKSRYSPQQIAKILKEFDNGKTAVEISREYGISTAAFYKWRERYGGMNGKELKRLKDLEEENQRLKQMYANLSLDHQMAKEIIEKKPLKPCRKRTIAKELVHYGISRACRVLNMSKSVFYYRPIPKDDTAIEAALQQKAKEHSEEGFWMAYDRLRNEGKPWNHKRVYRVYKKLGLSLRRKVKKRLPARVKEPLEAPIALNRSWSIDFVTDVLENKRRFRGLTVIDDYNREALHIEIDFSLPSKRVVWVLNHLINRRGKPQKIRMDNGPEFVAKIASEWSQMQEIDFQYIQPGKPTQNAFIERFNGTYRRGVLNKYLFENLNQVREQTETWMEDYNNVRPHNALGKMAPVVYAKSHSPGGTARRMKNDIFGQLSSSN, encoded by the exons ATGAAGAAGAGTAGATATTCACCACAGCAAATCGCAAAGATTTTAAAGGAGTTTGATAACGGAAAAACGGCCGTAGAGATAAGCCGTGAATATGGTATTAGTACAGCTGCGTTCTACAAGTGGCGGGAACGCTATGGCGGGATGAATGGTAAAGAGCTTAAGCGCCTGAAGGACCTTGAGGAAGAAAACCAAAGACTGAAGCAGATGTATGCCAATCTATCCCTAGATCATCAAATGGCCAAAGAAATCATTGAAAAAAAGC CTTTAAAGCCCTGCCGTAAAAGAACTATTGCTAAAGAACTTGTTCATTACGGTATTAGCAGGGCGTGCCGTGTTTTAAATATGAGCAAAAGCGTTTTTTATTACAGGCCAATTCCAAAGGACGATACTGCTATCGAAGCGGCCTTACAACAAAAAGCTAAAGAACATAGCGAAGAAGGCTTTTGGATGGCTTACGATCGTCTAAGAAATGAAGGCAAGCCCTGGAACCATAAACGGGTATACCGGGTCTATAAAAAGCTTGGCCTAAGTTTGAGACGAAAGGTAAAAAAGCGGTTACCTGCCAGAGTTAAAGAACCCCTGGAGGCTCCCATAGCTCTTAATCGTAGCTGGAGTATTGATTTTGTAACCGATGTTCTGGAAAATAAAAGGCGCTTCCGTGGTTTAACCGTAATCGATGATTACAACCGGGAAGCATTGCATATAGAAATTGATTTTTCACTGCCCAGCAAACGTGTGGTCTGGGTACTAAACCATTTAATTAATCGCAGAGGAAAACCCCAAAAAATAAGAATGGATAATGGACCTGAATTTGTTGCTAAGATCGCTTCAGAATGGAGCCAGATGCAAGAAATCGATTTTCAGTATATTCAACCCGGGAAACCAACTCAGAATGCTTTTATAGAACGGTTCAATGGAACATATCGAAGGGGCGTTCTCAATAAGTACCTATTTGAAAATCTCAATCAGGTAAGGGAACAAACCGAGACCTGGATGGAAGATTACAACAACGTAAGACCACATAATGCATTGGGAAAAATGGCGCCCGTAGTATACGCGAAAAGTCATTCTCCTGGCGGTACCGCCAGGAGAATGAAAAATGATATTTTCGGACAATTAAGCAGTTCTAATTAG
- the ltrA gene encoding group II intron reverse transcriptase/maturase, translating into MIKELTSKKNLNQAFRQVYRNKGAAGIDNVQITGLQSILKAHGKQYARQIERGEYQVAPILGVEIPKSNGKKRLLGIPTVVDRVFQQALHQVLQPVFEPAFQNYSYGFRPNRNAHQAVAQSLENINSGYQNIVDIDLKSFFDEVAHDVLLDLIFKKVKCRATLKLLRSFLRAPIQINDKLHKRRKGVPQGSPLSPLLSNILLNELDKELEKRGHRYVRYADDFSIYVRSKPAAKRVGNSIYKFLRDKLRLPINREKSGIRKPLTFKVLGFGFVPTYKKGEKAKYQLVAEASKWEIFKSKLKYITKKTIPASFEERIHSINLLLRGWINYFKPASIQGKLKKLEEWLRNRLRYCIWHHWKKPERKRKNLIRLGINPDQAYAWSRTRMGGWAVAQSPILRTTITIKRLKMKGYVGLIEYYNR; encoded by the coding sequence ATGATTAAAGAATTAACAAGTAAAAAGAACCTAAACCAAGCCTTCCGTCAGGTGTATCGCAACAAAGGAGCAGCAGGTATAGATAACGTCCAAATAACAGGACTCCAATCTATTCTAAAAGCTCACGGTAAACAATACGCCCGGCAGATAGAACGAGGGGAATATCAGGTGGCTCCAATACTGGGAGTTGAAATACCAAAAAGCAACGGGAAGAAACGTTTACTCGGTATTCCCACGGTTGTCGACAGGGTATTTCAGCAAGCATTACATCAGGTTTTGCAACCAGTATTTGAGCCAGCCTTTCAAAATTATAGTTATGGATTCAGACCAAACCGCAATGCCCATCAAGCCGTTGCACAGAGCCTTGAAAATATCAATTCTGGCTACCAAAACATCGTCGATATTGATTTAAAGAGCTTCTTTGATGAAGTGGCCCACGATGTACTGTTAGACTTGATATTCAAAAAGGTAAAATGCCGGGCTACTTTAAAGTTATTGCGGTCATTTTTAAGAGCTCCGATACAAATTAACGACAAGTTGCATAAACGCAGGAAAGGAGTCCCGCAAGGTTCTCCCTTAAGTCCTTTGCTCTCCAATATTCTGCTCAATGAGCTGGATAAAGAACTGGAAAAGCGAGGACACCGCTATGTAAGATATGCCGATGATTTTAGTATTTACGTTCGAAGTAAACCCGCTGCGAAACGCGTAGGTAATAGTATCTACAAATTTCTCCGGGACAAACTCCGGCTTCCAATCAATAGGGAGAAAAGTGGCATACGTAAACCTTTAACCTTTAAGGTATTGGGATTTGGTTTTGTACCAACCTACAAGAAAGGAGAAAAGGCCAAATACCAGCTTGTGGCAGAAGCGTCAAAATGGGAAATATTTAAGTCAAAACTTAAATATATTACCAAAAAGACAATTCCTGCAAGCTTTGAAGAACGTATCCACAGCATCAACTTATTGTTAAGGGGCTGGATCAATTACTTTAAACCGGCATCCATTCAGGGAAAGCTTAAGAAGCTGGAAGAATGGCTAAGGAATCGTTTACGGTATTGCATCTGGCATCACTGGAAAAAGCCCGAACGAAAACGGAAAAACCTTATTCGATTGGGTATTAATCCAGATCAAGCCTATGCCTGGAGTCGCACCCGAATGGGCGGCTGGGCTGTAGCCCAGAGTCCTATCTTGCGTACCACTATTACCATAAAACGCTTAAAAATGAAAGGTTATGTTGGTTTAATCGAATACTATAATCGATAA
- a CDS encoding IS3 family transposase (programmed frameshift), whose protein sequence is MKKSRYSPQQIAKILKEFDNGKTAAEISREYGISTAAFYKWRERYGGMNGKELKRLKDLEEENRRLKQMYTDLSLDHQMAKEIIEKKPLKPCRKRTIAKELTRYGISRACRVLNMSKSVFYYRPIPKDDTAIEAALQQKAKEHSEEGFWMAYDRLRSEGKPWNHKRVYRVYKKLGLSLRRKVKKRLPARVKEPLEAPMAPNRSWSIDFVTDVLENKRRFRGLTVIDDYNQEALHIEIDFSLPSKRVVWVVNHLINRRGKPQKIRMDNGPEFVAKIASEWSQMQEIDFQYIQPGKPTQNAFIERFNGTYRRGVLNKYLFENLNQVREQTETWMEDYNNVRPHNALGKMAPVAYAKSHSPGGTARRMKNDIFGQSSSSN, encoded by the exons ATGAAAAAGAGTAGATATTCACCACAGCAAATCGCAAAGATTTTAAAGGAATTTGATAACGGAAAAACGGCCGCAGAGATCAGCCGTGAATACGGTATTAGTACAGCTGCATTCTACAAATGGCGGGAACGCTATGGCGGGATGAATGGCAAAGAGCTTAAGCGCCTGAAGGACCTTGAGGAGGAAAATCGAAGGCTGAAGCAGATGTATACCGATCTATCCCTAGATCATCAAATGGCCAAAGAAATCATTGAAAAAAAGC CTTTAAAGCCCTGCCGTAAAAGAACCATTGCCAAAGAACTTACACGTTACGGTATTAGCAGGGCGTGCCGTGTTTTAAATATGAGCAAAAGCGTTTTTTATTACAGGCCAATTCCAAAGGACGATACTGCTATCGAAGCGGCCTTACAACAAAAAGCTAAAGAACATAGCGAAGAAGGCTTCTGGATGGCTTACGATCGTCTAAGGAGTGAAGGCAAGCCCTGGAACCATAAACGGGTGTACCGGGTCTATAAAAAGCTTGGTTTAAGTTTGAGACGAAAAGTGAAAAAGCGTTTACCTGCCAGGGTCAAAGAACCCCTGGAGGCTCCTATGGCACCTAATCGAAGCTGGAGTATTGATTTTGTGACCGATGTTCTAGAAAATAAAAGGCGCTTCCGTGGCTTAACCGTAATCGATGATTACAACCAAGAAGCATTGCATATAGAAATTGATTTTTCACTACCCAGTAAACGTGTCGTCTGGGTAGTGAACCATTTGATTAATCGCAGAGGAAAACCTCAAAAAATAAGAATGGATAATGGTCCTGAATTTGTTGCCAAAATAGCTTCCGAATGGAGCCAGATGCAAGAGATCGACTTTCAGTATATTCAACCCGGAAAACCAACTCAGAATGCTTTTATAGAACGGTTTAATGGAACATATCGAAGGGGCGTTCTCAATAAGTACCTCTTTGAAAATCTCAATCAGGTAAGGGAACAAACCGAGACCTGGATGGAAGATTACAACAACGTAAGACCACATAATGCATTGGGAAAAATGGCGCCCGTAGCATACGCGAAAAGTCATTCTCCTGGCGGTACCGCCAGGAGAATGAAAAATGATATTTTTGGACAATCAAGCAGTTCTAATTAG
- the tnpB gene encoding IS66 family insertion sequence element accessory protein TnpB (TnpB, as the term is used for proteins encoded by IS66 family insertion elements, is considered an accessory protein, since TnpC, encoded by a neighboring gene, is a DDE family transposase.) codes for MRKGFLGLSGLVTAKMAKDPISGDVFIFINHRATHIKLLHWESRGFVIYYKRLEKGTFSLPKVLQSGSVSWSRRKRVQNRYQYR; via the coding sequence ATGAGAAAGGGTTTTCTGGGTCTATCGGGACTGGTCACCGCTAAAATGGCCAAGGATCCCATCAGTGGCGATGTTTTTATATTCATCAATCACAGGGCGACTCATATCAAACTCCTGCACTGGGAATCCAGGGGTTTTGTTATTTATTATAAACGTCTTGAAAAAGGAACGTTCTCACTTCCTAAAGTGCTCCAGTCAGGCAGTGTTAGTTGGAGTCGGAGGAAACGTGTGCAAAATAGATATCAATACAGATGA
- a CDS encoding exonuclease domain-containing protein, which translates to MENSTESKFLVIDVETANPDFSSICQIGIAEFNNGELINTWESLINPEDYFDSHNISIHGINPNMVKDAPTLPEISHIIKGLVENQILFHHMPFDKIALNRAFIKYELDFLDTCWVDSAKLVRRTWKEFSSSGYGLKNISNYLGIKFNHHNALEDSIATGNVILKALEINNFKIGDCIERLRKPVTTYKNNSVSIKLEGSPEGPLSGENMVFTGSLFLTRAEAAKMAAEMGCNVSNSVTKKTTILIVGSQDNFKLNGYKKSSKHRKAEELLLKGVDLKIMSEDDFRNLINN; encoded by the coding sequence ATGGAAAATTCTACTGAATCTAAATTTCTGGTAATTGACGTCGAAACCGCTAATCCAGATTTTTCTAGTATTTGCCAAATTGGGATAGCCGAATTCAACAACGGCGAATTAATTAATACCTGGGAATCACTAATTAACCCTGAAGACTATTTTGATTCCCATAATATCTCCATACATGGTATAAACCCAAATATGGTTAAGGATGCTCCAACCTTACCTGAAATATCTCACATAATTAAGGGCCTTGTCGAAAATCAAATACTTTTTCACCATATGCCCTTTGATAAAATTGCTTTAAATCGTGCGTTTATAAAATATGAATTAGACTTTCTCGATACTTGTTGGGTCGATTCTGCGAAATTAGTAAGAAGAACTTGGAAGGAATTTTCCTCATCTGGATATGGCCTAAAAAATATATCTAATTACCTGGGAATTAAATTTAACCATCATAATGCCTTAGAAGACTCAATAGCAACAGGAAATGTTATACTAAAGGCTTTAGAGATCAATAATTTTAAAATCGGAGATTGTATTGAGCGACTTAGAAAACCTGTAACTACCTATAAGAATAATTCAGTTTCAATTAAATTAGAGGGAAGTCCTGAGGGACCTTTATCTGGGGAAAATATGGTTTTTACTGGGTCATTGTTTCTAACAAGAGCGGAAGCCGCAAAAATGGCGGCTGAGATGGGATGTAATGTCTCCAATTCAGTAACCAAAAAAACAACAATTTTAATAGTTGGCTCACAAGACAATTTCAAATTAAATGGTTATAAAAAAAGCTCAAAGCACAGGAAAGCCGAAGAACTTCTTTTGAAAGGGGTGGATTTAAAGATAATGTCTGAAGATGACTTTCGTAATTTAATAAATAATTAA